The following proteins are encoded in a genomic region of Streptomyces sp. SLBN-31:
- a CDS encoding MBL fold metallo-hydrolase — MSGFRPLSSGLKALQPEAFGADPTGERLARIRRSPHFKDGVFQNPGGQTGRPSISMVDFAKVYFDKDERPRRGPRGTIPVHPTTLADIAKPPATGLRLTWMGHSSVLAEIDGHRVLFDPVWGQRCSPFPFLGPKRVHPVPLPLAALGPVDVVVISHDHYDHLDLPTIKALADTDTLFAVPLGVGAHLEHWGVSADRLRELDWHEATKVGGLTLAATPARHFCGRGMRNTQHTLWASWSVAGDEHRVYHSGDTGYFDGFRDIGAEYGPFDATMIQIGAYSDFWPDIHMTPEEGMRAHLDLQGGRPHGVMLPIHWATFNLAPHPWAEPGEGTIEAAHATGSRIALPRPGEPFEPTAETVPSDPWWRRVAHAPDGGWPTAVAGAAVKTAADSAADDQTDVRRGADEGTGEPEAVPAG; from the coding sequence GTGTCCGGTTTCCGTCCCCTGAGCTCCGGGCTCAAGGCGCTGCAGCCCGAGGCTTTCGGCGCGGATCCCACCGGTGAGCGCCTGGCGCGCATCCGCAGATCCCCGCACTTCAAGGACGGGGTCTTCCAGAATCCCGGCGGCCAGACGGGCCGCCCCTCCATCTCGATGGTGGACTTCGCGAAGGTCTACTTCGACAAGGACGAGCGGCCCCGCCGCGGCCCGCGGGGCACGATTCCCGTGCACCCCACCACCCTCGCCGACATCGCGAAGCCGCCGGCCACCGGGCTGCGGCTGACCTGGATGGGGCACTCCAGCGTGCTCGCGGAAATCGACGGGCACCGGGTGCTCTTCGACCCCGTCTGGGGTCAGCGCTGCTCCCCGTTCCCCTTCCTCGGCCCCAAGCGGGTGCACCCGGTGCCGCTGCCGCTGGCCGCGCTCGGCCCGGTCGACGTCGTCGTCATCTCGCACGACCACTACGACCACCTGGACCTGCCCACCATCAAGGCGCTGGCCGACACGGACACCCTCTTCGCCGTCCCGCTCGGCGTCGGCGCCCACCTCGAACACTGGGGAGTCTCCGCCGACCGGCTGCGCGAGCTGGACTGGCACGAGGCGACGAAGGTCGGCGGCCTCACGCTGGCCGCGACTCCGGCCCGCCACTTCTGCGGCCGCGGGATGCGCAACACCCAGCACACCCTGTGGGCGTCCTGGTCCGTCGCCGGGGACGAGCACCGCGTCTACCACAGCGGCGACACGGGCTACTTCGACGGCTTCCGGGACATCGGCGCCGAGTACGGCCCCTTCGACGCCACGATGATCCAGATCGGCGCGTACTCCGACTTCTGGCCCGACATCCACATGACGCCCGAGGAGGGCATGCGCGCCCACCTCGACCTTCAGGGCGGCAGGCCGCACGGCGTGATGCTGCCGATCCACTGGGCCACCTTCAACCTGGCGCCCCACCCGTGGGCCGAGCCCGGCGAGGGCACCATCGAGGCCGCCCACGCCACCGGCTCCCGCATCGCCCTGCCCCGCCCCGGCGAGCCCTTCGAACCCACCGCCGAGACGGTCCCCTCCGACCCCTGGTGGCGCCGAGTCGCCCACGCCCCCGACGGCGGCTGGCCGACGGCCGTCGCCGGAGCGGCGGTCAAGACGGCGGCGGACTCCGCGGCCGACGACCAGACCGACGTGCGGCGGGGCGCCGACGAGGGCACCGGGGAGCCGGAGGCGGTGCCCGCCGGCTGA
- a CDS encoding glutamate dehydrogenase, whose protein sequence is MTTPLMSLTWTDHITGRQGFLVVDRLVRGVASGGLRMREGCTLDEVTGLARGMTMKEALHYNPEGRYVPLGGAKGGIDCDPRDAGAYGLLVRYLRAMKPYVEGFWTTGEDLGLTQDTVERAAAEAGLVSTIQAVYPLLDDEVTARGRLADAFAVEVDGIGLDELVGGCGVAESALAALDRAGLPHAGTRVAVQGLGTMGGATARFLARAGLTVVAVADIKGTIANPAGLDVEALLAARDGYGTVDRAVLRPGDRELPGDAWLAAEAEVLVPAAVSYAIDAADQERIGARWIVEAANMPVLPEAEELLAARGVTVLPDVVVNSGTNAWWWWTLFGDIGPDADEAFAHTRRSMRALVEQMLARAEADGTTPRAAAHAIVADRLPVIAERYGWYR, encoded by the coding sequence ATGACCACCCCCCTGATGTCGCTCACCTGGACCGACCACATCACCGGCCGTCAGGGCTTCCTGGTCGTCGACCGGCTGGTGCGCGGTGTCGCCAGCGGCGGACTGCGGATGCGCGAGGGATGCACGCTGGACGAGGTCACCGGCCTCGCCCGCGGGATGACCATGAAGGAGGCGCTGCACTACAACCCCGAGGGCCGTTACGTCCCGCTGGGCGGCGCCAAGGGCGGAATCGACTGCGATCCCCGGGACGCGGGGGCGTACGGACTGCTGGTGCGCTACCTGCGCGCCATGAAGCCGTACGTCGAAGGCTTCTGGACCACCGGTGAGGACCTCGGCCTGACCCAGGACACGGTGGAGCGGGCGGCGGCCGAGGCGGGGCTCGTCTCCACCATCCAGGCGGTGTACCCGCTGCTCGACGACGAGGTGACCGCGCGGGGCCGGCTCGCGGACGCCTTCGCCGTCGAGGTGGACGGCATCGGGCTGGACGAACTGGTGGGCGGCTGCGGCGTCGCGGAGTCGGCGCTGGCCGCCCTGGACCGGGCGGGCCTGCCGCACGCCGGGACGCGGGTCGCCGTGCAGGGCCTGGGCACCATGGGCGGGGCCACGGCGCGCTTCCTCGCGCGCGCGGGGCTCACGGTCGTGGCGGTGGCCGACATCAAGGGCACCATCGCCAACCCCGCCGGCCTCGACGTGGAGGCGCTGCTGGCGGCGCGCGACGGGTACGGCACCGTGGACCGGGCGGTGTTGCGGCCCGGGGACCGGGAGCTGCCGGGCGACGCCTGGCTGGCGGCCGAGGCGGAGGTGCTGGTGCCGGCGGCCGTCTCGTACGCGATCGACGCGGCGGACCAGGAACGGATCGGGGCCCGCTGGATCGTCGAGGCGGCCAACATGCCCGTACTGCCCGAGGCGGAGGAGCTGCTGGCCGCTCGCGGTGTCACCGTGCTGCCCGACGTCGTCGTCAACTCCGGGACCAACGCCTGGTGGTGGTGGACCCTGTTCGGCGACATCGGACCGGACGCGGACGAGGCGTTCGCCCACACGCGTCGCTCGATGCGGGCCCTGGTCGAGCAGATGCTGGCCCGCGCGGAGGCCGACGGCACGACCCCGCGCGCGGCTGCCCACGCCATCGTCGCGGACCGGCTGCCGGTGATCGCGGAGCGGTACGGCTGGTACCGCTGA
- a CDS encoding sensor histidine kinase KdpD: MSHLRAPAARADRREGGRHGRPVARTAPSLPETHIRPQLLRLAVLPPVAVALSASAAVLFTVRSTGARPGLTLWGVLAGAVSVTLAGIVIAAVAADRAARSVSDRIGVLRRSTARGEADLRALVEALRRGDAPPQSKPRGAPADDAEDFELLAADLARAHDGAVTAVVQAAQLSSQAGSEQKLEVFVNLARRLQSLVHREISILDELENEIEDPDLLKGLFHVDHLATRIRRHAENLAVLGGAVSRRQWSHPVPMTEVLRSAIAEVEQYSRVKLVPPIDGTLRGHAVADVIHLLAELVENASVFSAPHTQVLLRATLVTSGLAVEVEDRGLGMPVAEQKKMNALLADPDQVNVASLLADGRIGLFVVSQLARRHGINVRLQTNIYGGVQAVLVVPQGLLGPTPGLPGGVAQPQGGTGGTAAVVPPQLPQPQPQSPPRTGADVTTGRRSAPPASPSRHGGQWDADGTRSPLHNGNVSHGATAGGGPAPLPVRGSHEERPNPAEAVPGIRPDDRHLVADHVTAPPTARGGTVRGTMGRPPQLPRRRAQEHIAPQLRDGPAPRQDTDHVAGHDPGLMAAFQRGIGLAEAQQHLESEPLESAHPESAHLPSEHIGAAHTGADHMSSPHMERPHRFPTERLDASRTDVTATTPPRPMDVSPMAVSPMDPAHIAQARPASARGTDHPTRHDGSAPAG, from the coding sequence ATGTCTCACCTCCGCGCACCGGCCGCACGCGCAGACCGCCGCGAGGGCGGACGGCACGGACGACCGGTCGCCCGCACAGCGCCCTCGCTGCCCGAAACCCACATACGGCCCCAGCTGCTCCGGCTCGCCGTGCTGCCGCCCGTCGCGGTCGCCCTGAGCGCCAGCGCGGCCGTCCTGTTCACGGTCCGCTCCACCGGAGCCCGCCCCGGCCTCACCCTGTGGGGCGTCCTCGCCGGCGCCGTCTCCGTCACGCTGGCGGGCATCGTGATCGCCGCGGTCGCCGCAGACCGGGCCGCCAGGTCAGTGAGCGACCGCATCGGCGTCCTGCGCCGCAGCACCGCCCGCGGCGAAGCCGACCTGCGCGCCCTCGTCGAGGCGCTGCGCCGCGGCGACGCCCCGCCCCAGAGCAAGCCCCGCGGCGCGCCCGCTGACGACGCCGAGGATTTCGAGCTGCTCGCCGCCGACCTCGCCCGCGCGCACGACGGCGCCGTCACCGCCGTCGTGCAGGCCGCCCAGCTCTCCAGCCAGGCCGGCAGCGAGCAGAAGCTCGAGGTCTTCGTGAACCTCGCCCGGCGGCTGCAGTCCCTGGTGCACCGGGAGATCTCGATCCTCGACGAGCTGGAGAACGAGATCGAGGACCCGGACCTGCTCAAGGGCCTCTTCCACGTAGACCACCTCGCCACCCGGATCCGACGGCACGCGGAGAACCTCGCCGTCCTCGGCGGCGCGGTCTCCCGCCGCCAGTGGAGCCACCCCGTCCCCATGACCGAGGTGCTGCGCTCCGCCATCGCCGAGGTCGAGCAGTACTCCCGGGTCAAGCTGGTGCCGCCGATCGACGGCACCCTGCGCGGCCACGCCGTCGCCGACGTCATCCACCTGCTGGCCGAACTCGTCGAGAACGCCTCGGTGTTCTCCGCCCCGCACACCCAGGTCCTGCTCCGCGCCACCCTCGTCACCTCCGGCCTCGCCGTCGAGGTCGAGGACCGGGGCCTCGGTATGCCCGTCGCCGAGCAGAAGAAGATGAACGCGCTGCTGGCCGACCCCGACCAGGTCAACGTCGCGAGCCTGCTCGCCGACGGCCGGATCGGACTGTTCGTGGTCTCGCAGCTGGCGCGTCGGCACGGCATCAACGTCCGGCTGCAGACCAACATCTACGGCGGCGTTCAGGCCGTACTCGTCGTACCGCAGGGGCTGCTGGGGCCGACGCCCGGCCTGCCCGGGGGCGTGGCGCAGCCGCAGGGCGGCACCGGCGGTACGGCAGCGGTCGTACCGCCCCAACTCCCTCAGCCGCAGCCGCAGTCACCGCCCCGGACCGGAGCCGACGTCACCACCGGGCGCCGGTCCGCGCCTCCTGCTTCCCCATCGCGTCACGGTGGGCAGTGGGACGCCGACGGCACCCGCTCGCCCCTCCACAACGGCAACGTGTCGCACGGAGCCACGGCAGGCGGCGGTCCCGCGCCCCTGCCGGTGCGCGGCTCCCACGAGGAGCGGCCCAACCCGGCGGAGGCGGTGCCCGGTATCCGGCCCGACGACCGGCACCTCGTCGCGGACCACGTGACCGCGCCGCCCACGGCCCGCGGCGGCACCGTCCGCGGCACCATGGGCAGGCCCCCGCAGCTGCCCCGCCGCCGCGCCCAGGAACACATCGCGCCCCAGCTGCGCGACGGTCCGGCACCCCGCCAGGACACCGACCACGTCGCCGGTCACGACCCCGGACTGATGGCCGCCTTCCAACGCGGCATCGGTCTCGCCGAGGCCCAGCAGCACCTGGAGTCGGAGCCCCTGGAGTCAGCGCACCCGGAGTCCGCCCACCTGCCGTCGGAACACATCGGGGCTGCGCACACAGGGGCGGACCACATGTCGTCACCGCACATGGAGCGTCCGCACCGGTTCCCCACCGAACGCCTGGACGCTTCCCGCACGGACGTCACCGCCACCACCCCGCCGCGCCCCATGGACGTCTCACCCATGGCCGTCTCACCCATGGAC